One stretch of Dethiosulfovibrio peptidovorans DNA includes these proteins:
- a CDS encoding beta-carotene 15,15'-monooxygenase, with product MKEVFSLDQTTAQAMVTSPVGIMALVSLMIAFSLHVQRYKTFQKLGPAITCIIAGIILSNTKILPFNCETYGTFFKYGIPLTLTMFLLSVNIKEWIKLAQKPLIAMLFACISVCFMATVAGMWLAPKLPEGWKIAGMFVGTYTGGSSNLTAIGTGLEVSPTTFGAANAADYALGIPLTILLFALPGLFMNSQKLQKWWPYKLSKSELYDEQARSIYEAKEWSVNDVAMLFMLGFLVNAGATWVASFFGKGVTGAVRVVCITTFALALAQIEPIRKTRGSREMGIFISMFYLAAIGLGIDIKQFLEAAPLITFMCAIVSIGCLILHLTLCRLFKIPYEYVIASITASIADGTTSALVCASANWTGIIGTAIVLGAIGNALGNYMGIGVAFFVKSFCGL from the coding sequence ATGAAAGAGGTGTTCTCCTTGGATCAGACAACAGCTCAGGCAATGGTAACATCGCCAGTCGGAATTATGGCCCTCGTTTCTCTCATGATAGCATTTTCTCTTCATGTTCAAAGGTACAAAACATTTCAAAAGCTGGGCCCTGCCATCACCTGTATCATCGCTGGCATCATCTTGTCCAACACCAAAATCCTCCCCTTCAATTGCGAGACTTATGGGACTTTTTTCAAATATGGGATTCCTCTGACCCTGACGATGTTTCTCCTCTCGGTCAACATCAAGGAATGGATTAAGCTTGCCCAAAAACCCCTCATCGCCATGCTCTTTGCATGCATCAGTGTCTGTTTCATGGCGACGGTCGCGGGCATGTGGCTTGCGCCCAAACTCCCTGAAGGATGGAAGATCGCCGGTATGTTCGTGGGAACCTATACAGGCGGCAGCAGCAACCTCACGGCCATCGGAACCGGCCTTGAGGTAAGCCCTACAACCTTCGGAGCAGCTAACGCGGCAGACTATGCCCTTGGCATTCCGCTGACGATCCTGCTCTTTGCTCTGCCGGGCCTCTTCATGAACAGCCAGAAACTACAGAAATGGTGGCCCTATAAGCTGTCGAAGTCCGAACTCTACGACGAACAAGCACGCTCTATCTACGAGGCAAAAGAATGGTCTGTTAACGATGTCGCCATGCTCTTCATGCTGGGATTTCTCGTCAACGCCGGGGCAACATGGGTTGCAAGTTTCTTTGGAAAAGGCGTCACGGGAGCCGTTCGTGTTGTCTGCATCACCACTTTTGCACTGGCCCTCGCGCAGATCGAGCCCATTCGGAAAACTCGAGGAAGCAGGGAAATGGGAATCTTCATTTCCATGTTTTACCTGGCCGCGATCGGCCTGGGGATCGACATCAAGCAGTTCTTGGAGGCAGCTCCTCTGATCACCTTCATGTGTGCCATCGTGAGCATAGGCTGCTTGATTCTGCATCTGACGTTATGCAGGCTCTTCAAGATCCCCTATGAATACGTGATCGCTTCTATAACGGCATCCATCGCCGATGGAACTACATCCGCTCTCGTCTGCGCCTCCGCAAACTGGACAGGCATCATCGGAACAGCAATCGTTCTAGGCGCTATCGGCAACGCTTTAGGGAATTACATGGGGATCGGGGTCGCCTTTTTCGTCAAGTCCTTCTGCGGGCTGTAG
- a CDS encoding ornithine cyclodeaminase family protein, with amino-acid sequence MLILSRKDILSVFSMRDAIEANKRAFILHSKGQSVVPLRVNLESGSGQYLFMPAYAGGDIDRAGLKVVSVFPGNADMGLPVVPATVLLADGQTGMICALLEGTVLTQLRTAAVSGAATELLARPDATVAALFGTGGQGPSQLRALLTVRPLREVRVFDIDPQRTASFVETHGAEVTEMGARLIATSSAQEAVDGADVITSVTTSPKPVFQAEWLKNGVHVNGVGSYTPAMQELPAELLHKANRVFVDNREAVLSEAGDFLNPIKEGLFTEDRVDGELGELLLGKVPGRRSPQESTVMKTVGFATLDVVAAHEIYEKALAHGIGKMVEL; translated from the coding sequence ATGCTTATACTTTCCAGAAAGGACATTCTGTCCGTCTTTTCCATGAGAGACGCCATTGAGGCGAACAAGCGAGCTTTTATACTTCATTCCAAGGGACAGAGCGTGGTCCCCCTGAGGGTCAACCTCGAGAGCGGCAGCGGTCAGTATCTCTTCATGCCCGCCTACGCTGGCGGTGACATCGACCGAGCCGGTCTGAAGGTAGTCTCGGTGTTTCCCGGCAACGCTGATATGGGGCTGCCAGTGGTTCCCGCAACGGTGCTTCTGGCAGACGGCCAAACCGGCATGATCTGTGCTCTGCTGGAGGGGACCGTCCTCACGCAACTTCGAACGGCGGCTGTTTCCGGCGCTGCTACCGAGCTTCTCGCCCGCCCCGATGCGACCGTTGCAGCCCTCTTCGGAACGGGCGGACAGGGTCCCAGTCAGCTTCGAGCCCTCCTGACGGTTCGGCCTCTCCGGGAGGTCCGGGTCTTCGACATCGATCCCCAACGAACAGCGTCCTTTGTCGAAACTCACGGGGCCGAGGTCACCGAGATGGGAGCCAGACTGATCGCCACCTCATCGGCTCAGGAGGCCGTCGACGGAGCCGATGTCATCACCTCCGTCACCACATCGCCCAAGCCCGTCTTTCAGGCCGAGTGGCTCAAAAACGGGGTTCACGTCAACGGTGTGGGCTCCTACACCCCGGCTATGCAGGAGCTGCCCGCTGAGTTGCTCCACAAGGCCAACCGGGTGTTTGTAGACAATCGGGAAGCCGTTCTGTCTGAGGCAGGTGACTTCCTGAATCCTATTAAGGAAGGCCTATTCACCGAGGATCGGGTGGACGGCGAGCTGGGCGAGCTCCTTCTCGGAAAAGTTCCGGGACGGCGATCTCCCCAGGAGAGCACCGTTATGAAGACCGTGGGATTCGCCACTCTGGACGTGGTAGCCGCTCACGAAATCTACGAGAAGGCCCTCGCTCATGGCATCGGCAAAATGGTGGAACTGTAA
- a CDS encoding cation ABC transporter substrate-binding protein, which yields MYKKLLALCLTFIALGTSSALAEPSLRVAVSILPQKYFVKKIGGSYVSVTTVVPKGASPATYEPKPAQMKDLVQCSLWFTIGVPFEASQKDKLLAALPKLKEIPTQAPVKLYPMAAHHHDGSQQHERHSHGPECDHDHGRRHHHGMDPHIWLAPTNVMLQARVIAMAMADADPLHRDVYMTNYIKFVGELADLDRYIDQELRSLRGRAFMVFHPSWGYFARAYGLRQVAVELEGKEPKPVELAALVEQARDEDIVTIFIQPQFSTAAATALAQSLKGQVEVLDPLAEDWELNLKKCAQVLKKGVR from the coding sequence ATGTACAAGAAATTGCTAGCTCTCTGTCTTACGTTTATAGCCTTGGGGACCTCGTCGGCTTTGGCCGAGCCCTCTCTTCGGGTCGCCGTCAGCATCTTGCCTCAGAAGTATTTTGTTAAGAAGATCGGCGGCAGCTACGTGTCGGTTACCACGGTGGTGCCCAAGGGAGCCAGCCCTGCCACCTACGAGCCCAAACCCGCTCAGATGAAGGACCTGGTTCAGTGTTCTCTGTGGTTCACCATTGGTGTGCCCTTCGAGGCCTCCCAGAAGGATAAGCTTCTGGCGGCACTGCCCAAGCTGAAAGAGATCCCCACTCAGGCCCCCGTCAAGCTCTATCCTATGGCGGCTCATCATCACGACGGCTCCCAGCAGCATGAACGTCACAGCCACGGACCAGAGTGCGATCACGACCACGGTCGACGCCATCATCATGGCATGGATCCTCACATCTGGCTGGCGCCGACGAACGTTATGCTTCAGGCTCGTGTGATCGCTATGGCGATGGCCGACGCCGATCCGCTCCACCGAGACGTGTACATGACCAACTACATCAAGTTTGTGGGTGAGCTTGCCGACCTTGATCGGTATATCGATCAGGAGCTTCGCTCCCTCCGGGGCCGAGCCTTTATGGTTTTTCATCCCTCCTGGGGATATTTCGCCCGGGCTTACGGTCTCAGGCAGGTGGCAGTCGAGCTAGAGGGCAAGGAACCAAAACCCGTGGAGCTCGCTGCGTTGGTGGAACAGGCCAGGGATGAGGATATCGTCACGATCTTTATACAGCCTCAGTTTTCGACAGCGGCAGCGACAGCACTGGCTCAGAGCCTGAAGGGCCAGGTAGAGGTTTTGGACCCTCTGGCGGAGGACTGGGAGCTCAATCTGAAAAAGTGCGCTCAGGTGCTGAAAAAAGGCGTTCGGTGA
- a CDS encoding tetrapyrrole methylase has translation MTAQGKLYLVGAGVGDLDNMTLRAYKIIQSADIVLAMKFIHEQYAGLLEGKEVYDSGHGFFMNLNAPEAHGDEAKVRSIVRKNIHAGKIVVILDFGDPVLYSPQSGYLTEFADLNPEVVPGVSSFNAANAAIGFEITGGYNRAVVLSEAMSNWSEEGRLEKLAATGAILVLFTMRMDVDNVVSQLKKHLSGDTPVTLVCSAGFKDREKVIRTRLDLLAQCIQEERPSWDYLLYIGL, from the coding sequence ATGACCGCACAAGGGAAATTATATTTAGTTGGTGCAGGGGTTGGCGATCTTGATAATATGACACTGCGCGCTTATAAAATCATTCAAAGCGCTGACATTGTGCTTGCCATGAAATTTATTCATGAACAATATGCAGGGCTTTTGGAAGGCAAGGAGGTGTACGACTCTGGTCATGGTTTTTTCATGAACCTGAATGCCCCCGAAGCACACGGTGACGAAGCAAAGGTTCGATCTATTGTCAGAAAAAATATTCACGCGGGGAAAATTGTTGTTATTCTCGATTTTGGTGATCCAGTTTTATACAGCCCACAATCAGGATATCTAACAGAATTTGCCGATCTCAACCCAGAGGTCGTTCCTGGCGTCTCTTCTTTTAATGCAGCAAACGCAGCTATAGGGTTCGAGATTACAGGCGGATATAACCGAGCTGTCGTCTTATCTGAAGCCATGAGCAATTGGAGCGAGGAAGGCCGCTTGGAAAAACTTGCTGCAACTGGTGCCATACTTGTACTCTTTACCATGCGCATGGATGTTGATAATGTCGTTTCTCAACTTAAAAAGCACCTTTCCGGTGATACTCCTGTAACTTTAGTTTGCTCGGCAGGATTTAAAGACAGGGAAAAGGTCATACGAACAAGGCTTGATTTACTGGCACAATGCATTCAAGAAGAAAGACCGTCCTGGGATTATCTCCTTTATATCGGGCTCTAA